The Moorena producens PAL-8-15-08-1 genomic interval TGCCCTCTTGGGAGGGGTTAGGGAGTGTCTTCAAACTCGGAGATCCCCCTAAATCCCCCTTAAAAAAGGGGGACTTTGAGTATCGCTCCCCCCTTTTTTTAAGGGGGGCTGGGGGGGATCATAATCTTGCGGAAAACTTTGAAAACACGCCCTAGGGGTGGGTTCCTGCTCCGAAGTCCCTGCTCCGAAGTCCCTGTTCCCTGCTCCGAAGTCCCTGCTCCGAAGTCCCTGTTCCCTAAAATCCAGAAATTGTGTACCTCATAGTTATGATAATTGCTATATTGTGATTAATTATTTTTGATCAAGTACGTCCCATGCAGATACACAACTTTTCTCGGACTTTGTACCCGCAGGGGACGAATAATCAGGCAAAGAACATACTGTTCTTGGTTGCTAATTGCTGGCAACGGCAAATAGGTTGGTGCTTTCACTTTCTGCTGTGGAAATTGCTGCCGTGGCAAACTTAGTGTTAATTAGTTCCTTGTAGGTTTCTAAGTCTGTCTGCCAAGCTGCTAGGTATTGCTGGAGTTCTAGTAGTTTTTCTTGTTGAGTGTCTTTGGTGAGATTATGCTCAACGTTACCAGAAAAGAGAATTACTGATTCTTGTTTGTCTTCTGGCTGCTGCAATTGTCCTTCTGTAATGTTGAGGTTTAATCGTCCTGTTTCTAAGGTGTAGTTGAGGTTGAGTGAGGCTGTCATCGGTTCGCTGCCAAACTCTTGCCAAGGACGATTTGCTAGTAGCTCTTGACGGTAGTATTGACGAACTGCTTGATCATCTCCCCCAAAGCTAAAGTAACCTATGGGATTGATGCCCACTGCTTTATATTCGATATTGGGCAGAGTTTCTACATACTTGCGAGCCACATTAGGAGCAATGATTTGTGAGACTTGTTTATCTTTGATAGACTCGGCAAAAATGATGCGATTGCTTTGGGAGGTAATGGTTAACTTGTTTTGATAGCTAATCTTAACTAGTTGATTGTTGTACACTGGCTGACGTGCCAGTTCCCATTCATCAGCTACGATACCACTGTATTTGAGGAACTCGGGATTGACTACACGTGGATTGTGAGCTTGAGCAACAATAACAATTACTAAGTCTGTGACGTGAAGAATTTGTTGATTCATCATATATTCATTAATGATGAGTAAGTAAATAAATAAGTGACAGAGATGATCACTTTTTGCCTGAATACATCATGGCTCATATTTTTAGTTATGTCAATAAAAAAACTGATAGTTAATCTCTTCCATAATAACTATTGACACTGGCTTTCTTTTGTCATAAAAAACGCTGTTTTTATGAATAATTTAAGTTATGTAGATTGACTGATTTGATAATAATTTTTTTATTTATAAACAGGAATAAATTTAAGTAAAATAAACCATATTATTCCTGTTTTTTTTTTTACAAACTGCGTGATAATACGGAAAGGTAAACAATTATCATAGGAAACAATGATATAGCTATTATCATAGCTATGAGGTACACAATTTATGGATTTTAGGGAACAGGGAACAGCGGATCACCGGAACAGCGGATCAGGAACCCACCCCTAACCCCCTCATAGGGCTAGGTTTTTTACATTTAGGGTCAAACGGGGAGTGTGGGGAGTGTGGGGCGGCGCGGGGAGTGTGGGGGGAGAACAGAGAAGAGAACAGAAGAGAACAGAAAAGAAGTTTTTTTGTGTAAGGGCGATTTCGTCAGATCCGATAGAAGGGAAATGGGTAGAAGGGGAGAAGGAAAGAATTGTGTCGGTAATTATTGTCTAATATAATACATATGATGAAGAGTTTATACGTAATGAAAGTAAGTACTCGCCCCAAAGTAAAAAATCTACCCTTGTGAGCTACTCCCTACTCCCTACTCCCTAAAACCCCAAGGGCGTAAGTCCCTTACCCAATTGATGAAAACTGCTATCTATGGAGAATAGGGGATTCGAACCCCTGACCTCTGCGGTGCGATCGCAGCGCTCTACCAACTGAGCCAATTCCCCTTAGTACCTTTGTTTCTTGTGTTTATTCTAGCACCGGGACTGATATCCCTGTGCCCTTGTATGGTCTAGATTTCTGCTACTGGCTCAGGTGATACCCCAGAATAGACCTGCTGAACTCGTTCTAATTCCAGCTGATTCAAATAATCCACAGTCCAGTTAGCATGACGCTGTAGCATATGAAGGGGATAGGTACTAGCCACTCCTACCACTGGCATGCCAGATCGCTTTGCCGCCTCAATTCCAGCCAAAGAATCTTCTATAACTAGACATTCCCCAGGTTTCAAGTTGAGGTTACCATAGGCTTGATTGAGCCGCTCTACCGCTAGCAGATAGCCATCCGGTTCCGGTTTACTAGTAGTAATATCATCACCAGCAACAATCAAACTAAAATAGTTAGCTAAACCAGCGCGATTGAGCACCACTTCTACCTCATTCCGCAATGCTCCAGTCACCAGAGCCATTGGTATCTGAGCACCCTTGATCTGAACCATTAAATCCTCCACACCAGGATAAATGGGCAACGTTTCGATACTTTCTAGCTGACGTTGATAGGCAGCAGCTTTGCGGCTGATTAGCTGGTTTAAGTAATCCTCCGTAACCACCCGACCGCGACGCTTAAGTAACTCTCGCAGACAAGAGCGATCGCCTCTACCTGTACAAACCTGTCGAAACTCTTCGGAATCCGGACGCAAATTTTCCCCAATAATAATTTCCTCAATTAGTTTTTCGTGAATCGGCTCATCATTGATTATTACTCCGTTAAAATCAAACAGAACTGCTTTTAAACTCATAATTACCTAGAGATAAATTCTGTTACTCTTGTTGAGTAACTTAAAAAACATAACGTTACTCAACCCTCTTTTGCTCCCCGTTACCGGTTGCCTATTCCCTGATTTTAACAGTAAACTTTACTAATCTTAACAGTCAAGGTTAATTGTGTCCAAGTGCTTACTGTAAAATTGCCCTATACCGCTGGAACCGGCACCCCAAGTGACGCAATATCATTAGGTGCTGTTTCCAATGGGCGAGTAAATCGCCCTTGGGTCGCACCTCTGGAAAACTTCCCTGAGATAGAGGTTCCCAAGGAGTTGATTTACCTACTGACAAAGGTTTTAGACCCTGAGTTATTTGATGCAGCCACCACCATTGCGTAGTCCGGACTGCTTCAAAACTAGCTGCACCCATCCAAGCATCAACGCTACCATTAGCGTAAGCCTTAATATAGGGTTCTTCAAAAACTTCCGTTAGCCAATTCGCCTCCCGGATCGTAGTCTGATTCCCGTCTAGAATCAAAACTTGTCCTCCCCCTTGCAGCAGTCGGAAGGATTCATGCAAAATCGACTGAGTTACCTTAGGTGGAGTTTCGTGAAACAACAGTGATGCTGTAACTAGATCAAAAGACTGATCATCTAAACCCGTCTGTTCAGCCATACCATGAAGCCACTGAATATCGAGATTAGCCTTGTTAGCTTTGTAGTCATCCATGACCAGCATATAAGGTGACCAAAAATATCGGTTTCAAGCCTGGCCTTGGCCAAAAGGCCACGCGGGGCGCGTTTGGCCACGCTACTTGAGGTGCCCATAAGCGGGCGAATTTTTCAAAAATGATGTGTTATAATCTAATTAAGTGTGTAGCCTAGCACAGGCAGGATTCGTCGGTACTGCCCTATTCCCCAACGACGTAAAGCGATGCTAGTACACGAGGCGCGAAAAACCTCGCTATACGCATGGATCTTAACGGATACCGAATACCAGTAAAATACGATTGCAAAATATTAACGTACCGTGGGGCACACGGAAACGGGAAATTCCAACGCTTAGGGAGATAAGCCCACGCTCGTTTAGTTAAATTAGGCTAAAGACTTGGTTTTTAAACGGGTATTCGGCTTAAGTAAGGCATTTCAGGATAGCTAATTTTAGCGATGCAGCGCGGTCTTGGGGGTCTCCCCCGGAGACGAAACCTTAGATAGGGTCGCCTTTATAGTTAGCAGGTTATGCAGAAAAGGGTTAAATATTTGTTAAGAAGGCGACCCTATCTTACGGTAACTTGGCCGTAGGCCACGCTTGGCCGTAGGCCACGCCAAAGGCGAACGCGAACAAACCATGAGCGACTGCCGTGGTTTCCCCCATGACCGCGCTGCATCAAGACAAGGCATGTCGAGGAACTAAGAATCCCCGTCCATAAGCGGGCGGGGAGTGTCAAAATCCGCTCTCCCACTTGAAAAATATATCCTTGAAGGGCTTTATCTGGGTAAAGACAACCGTGTTGAGCCGCCATTTCCGTGCTTGTAACCCAATCACCACTTCCTGACGGGGGGAAAGTTGGATGCGCTGCTTTTCCCCAGTTACTGGGTTTTCAGAGACACTGGTAAAGTAGCTGATCAACCCAAACAAGCCGACTATGAATGCAATTCCTAAACGAAGGATTAGTCTACGCACCGATTATCTCCCAAATTTATCCATAGCAAAATACTATAAGACTATTGTTATGGAAGATATGATTAATGGTTAGAACCGTTATGATTAGAGCTATCATTTAACAAGTATTACCCTACATTGACCAATCTGTATTAGTCCTGAAAACTTACATAGGTGCCCTTGACCCATTAAGAATTAAATTCGCCACGGGTCGCACCTCTTGTTTGGCCTAGACACCATTAAGCTATGACCCACCATATTTTAGTTGTCGAAGATGAAACCAAACTAGCCCAGTTTATTGAACTGGAACTGAAGTACGAAGGTTATCAGGTTAGTGTTGCCTACGATGGATTAGCTGGTTTGGGAGCAGCGCGGGAATCTAATCCAGATTTAGTAATACTCGACTGGATGCTACCGGGCATATCAGGACCAGAAATTTGCCGACGCCTGCGCAGTACTGGTAATCAGGTGCCCATTATCTTATTAACCGCTAAAGATGAAGTAAGCGATCGCGTTAGTGGTTTAGATGCTGGTGCTGATGACTACGTAGTCAAACCCTTCAGCGTAGAGGAATTATTAGCCAGAGTCCGAGCTCATCTGCGACGCAATCAAACCGAAGACCCGAACATCCTGCAATTTGCCGACTTAAGTTTAAACCATAGCACCCGTGAAGTCTATCGAGGTCAGCGATTAATTGAACTGACTGTCAAAGAATTTGATCTACTCGAATATCTCCTAGCCCATCCCCGACAAGTCCTCACCCGAGAGCAAATCCTGGAAAGAGTCTGGGGTTATGACTTTATGGGTGACTCTAATATCATAGAAGTTTACATTCGCTACTTGCGCCTGAAGCTAGAAGCGAACAACGAAAACCGTCTAGTCCAAACCGTGCGCGGTGTTGGCTACGTCTTGCGAGATTAGTCCTGAGTGGGTCAGTCCAGAGTGCATTAGTCCATCCCGTCCATCCCAACTCCCGATTCCCGATTCCCGATTCCCGACTCCCTAAAACCATTGAAAACTGCTATACCTAATAGCTAATACCCAAAACTCATATGGATGCGGGGATGCAGTTTTGCGCTTACTAACTTACCCCCTTGGAGATGTTCTTCCACAATTACCGGCACATCTTGTGGTTTGACTCGGCAATACCAAGTCTCCTCTGGAACAATCCGCACCGTTGGACCAGAACTACACTGTCCCTGGCAAGTTGTACCAATTACGCTAAAGTCAGAAACCTCAGCTTGCTCAAAGGCAGCCAGCACCTCAGCTGAACCGGCTGCTAAACAAGACTTATGTTGGCATACTAAAACACAAGGCTTTTCAGTTTTGGCACTGTGTTGAGTAAAATCTGTTTCCACGTTGAGTTCAGTTAATATTAAAAATTGTTACTACTTTGATCATAACCATTGACTTTTCTGCATAGTTCACTGTCATTATCCCGTAGGATGCTAAATAACTGTTTTCAGTCCTGAGTTGGTTTTGAGGAAGCACAGTCTCCTGTTATGCACAAATGACCAATGAATAATTACCAATAACTCATTGCTCAACCATCCAATTCAATCGGACAGCAGCTTAACATTAGAATCAAGAGCACACTTTGAACCCAATTGTCCCTGAATCCGTCATGAATGCAAAACTCTTAAACAATCGCTACCGTGTCCTTGAGACTCTAGGTTCGGGTGGGTTCGGTGACACCTTTCTCGCCGAAGATATCCATATGCCCTCAAGACGGCGGTGTGTGATTAAGCAACTTAAGGCATTGGCTCATAATTCTAAAGCTTACAAGCTCGTCCAAGAGCGATTCCAACGAGAAGCAGCTGTTTTAGAAGCCTTAGGGGAAGCACATGACCAGATTCCGAGACTTTATGCCTATTTCTCTGAAGCCGAAAAGTTTTACCTGGTTCAAGAGTGGATTCGAGGAAATACCTTTACAACACTGGTCAGACAGGGAAAAAAATTTACTGAGATTGAAGTTAGGGAACTCCTAATTAGTTTGTTAAAAGTTCTAGAGTATGTCCACTCTCGCCGTATCATTCATCGGGACATTAAGCCAGATAACATCATTATCCGCCAACGAGATGGAGTACCAGTTCTAATTGATTTTGGTGCAGTCAAAGAAGCAATGAGTACCGTAGTCACTAACTCTGGCACCCCCCACCCAGCATCAATTATAATTGGCACTCCTGGCTATATGTCTTCGGAACAGTCAGCAGGACACCCAACCTATAGCAGTGATCTCTACAGTTTGGGGCTGACAGCAATTTTCTTGCTTACGGGTAAAATACCACAGCTATTCCACACAGATGAGAGGACTGGTGAGATTTTATGGCGTGAAGATGCCCCACCCCTTTATTCAAACCTAGGAATAGTGCTCGACAAAGCGATTCGATTCCATCCACGCGATCGCTTTATTAGTGTCAGACAAATGCTTGATTCTCTCCAATCTGACCCTTCATCACCTACGGTAGCCACAGTTCCCATTTCTCCCGGTGCCCCATCAACAGGCAACAACGGGACGGTAGCAACAGTCCCCATTTCCCCGGGTGACTCACCACCAGCCAACAACGGTTCAGTCTCCACTATTAAAGGCCCAAGTCCCGTCACAGTAAAACAAAACGATAGTTACAAAGCAGTTTTAAAGGGAGGTTTAATCGGAGGCGGTATATTACTGATTGTGGTGGCATTTGGTTCGCGATTCAACAAATTCTTGAATCCCTCTACGACCGTCCCATCCTATGAGCAATCTACATCAACATCATCCACGTCAAGTTCTCAAGAACAGCAAGATAAAAACCTATCATCACAAGACTCATCAGCAGAAACACCTTCATCGAGATCACAATCCCAGACCAACAGGCCATCACAACCAGAAACTAAATCAGAGACTACCATAACTGATCCGGTCACACCATCATATCCATCAATACCAGACACTACCGTAACTGATCCGGTCACACCATCATATCCATCAACACCAGAGACTACCGTAACTGATCCGGTCACACCATCATCCCCATCACAACCAGACACTACCGTAACTGATCCGGTCACACCATCATCCCCATCACAACCGGAAACTACCGTAACTGATCCGGTCACACCATCATCCCCATCACAACCAGACACTACCGTAACTGATCCGGTCACACCATCATCCCCATCACAACCAGACACTACCGTAACTGATCCGGTTACACCAACATCCCCATCACAACCAGACACTACCGTAACTGATCCGGTCACACCAAAATCGAGATCACAACCAGAGACTACCGTAACTGATCCAGCACCGACACCGAAACCTATCACCGAACCTTCACCCATCGTAGAAAACAATACCAATAACCCAAATCTTGCTCAGCTAAACGCTATTCCCAAATTTCCCCCAGGAACTCAGCGAAGAGTAGTGGAATATGCTTTAGGCAAGCCCACAAAACAATCAAACGGCATGTGGAGGACTCGCGCTTTCCTTTATAAAAACGTTGTCCCCAATCAAGTAGACCTAGGATATTTGTTTGATCGGAGTTCTGGGCGTCTGCGCCAAACGGAAGTTACCTTTTCCCAATCCGTTGATCTAGAAATCATGTCACAGACCTTAGACAAGCTGCTCAGTAACAACATCTCCACTGACATTAAACAGGGGCTTAAAGATGTATATCAGGGCGAGTCTAAGACCTATAAATTTTCCAGTGGTAACAATAACAGCTTGGAGGGTGTGATTCAACGAGACAATAGCGATCGCATTTACATTGGTGTTTGGGAAGCGGATTTAAAGTAAAAAGTAATCTTAATTCCCTGAGCAAGACTGTAGTGCTAAAGGCTCCCCGGCTCATAGCTGATAGCTAAGGGTTGTTCGCTTAGCGTGCGCGTAGCGTATATGCTTACCTTTTGTCTATTTCCTTTATCATGAGAAAGATACTAATATTCGGCAACTCTGGAGCGGGAAAAACTACCTTAGCCTTAAAATTACAGGTTGAGTTAAACTTACCCATATTAGATCTAGATACTATTACTTGGATACCCGATATACCAGGAGTAAGACGGGAAGATACGGAAAGTGAGAGATTATTAATCGACTTTATTCAAAAAAATCCTGGATGGATAATTGAAGGATGCTACGGGAGTTTAATTGAGATAGCCGCCAACTATTCATCAGAGATGATATTTTTGAATCCTGGAGTTGAAAAATGCCTAGAAAACAATCGACTCAGACCATGGGAGCCTCATAAGTATAAGACTCCCAAAGAACAAGAAGCAAATTTTGAATTTTTACAAACCTGGATTAAAGACTACTATTCACGTGATGATGAATATTCCTTTAGGTGCCATGATAGACTATTCAAAACATTTAGCGGCAATAAAATAGAAATAAATTGACTATAGCGGTTTTAAATTATGTGGTGTCAATTTTAGTTTGGACATGCTAAATTAGGATACAGAGGTTCACAGTTTACTCGCGAGGCAACCCTAAGGCTTATAGGCAAACGAGTTTTTGTTACGTTTGCAAAGAGGTGCTTATAGGTTACTGATGACAGCGACCTTTGCTCGAATTGTTTGAGCATAAATGCACGTAAAATATAGTTCAACGTGAAACACACGGCACAAAAAGCGAGCATCTAACGTTTAGCTGAAGACACCGATACAGCTTTACTGAAATGATCTGAACTGATCTATTAGTTCAAGTCGGGTTAATCACTTCCAATATAGTCTCTAGATTGTTGGGTCACCTTAATCGGTAATGGGTAATCCTCAACTACCAATTAGCAATTCCAAATCAGCAATTCCAAATGACCAATTCCAAATTACCTGATTTCGGATATGATAATTAGTCAATCAGAGATGATATTATATTTTTTGACTAAGATATTTAATTAGTCAGAGACGCGCTACCCTGATCTGATAATTATGAGGGTATAATAAGATGCTTTGCCCTGAAATGATAAATTAAAAGACTTGGCTGACTAATCTTATAACTTTCACCAATAATCATTATTATCGATTTACTTAGATAAAGGTGTGATATCAATCACATCAACCGGTGAAGTTAATTACTGCATGGGGTGACTGGATAATGAAACGGGCAAGATGCCCGTTCCACGCCTGATGCCCGTTCCACAAAACTATTCAAATCGTTTCATTATTAAGCAACACCAAAAAAAAGGAGCCGATTGTGTCAGCTCCCCAAAAATTGAGGTTGATTCAACTTATATCAAGTCCGGTTAATCACTTACCAAATAGTCTCTAGTCATCAGCTATCAGCTATCAGTCTATGGGCTACGCGCAGGCTACGCCAACAGCCTGTGGCGACGCTACGCCAATGGCTGTTCGCGCAGCGTGAGCTAAAAGCTCAGGGCTGTTCGCGCAGCGTGAGCTAAAAGCTCAGGGCTGTTCGCGCAGCGTGAGCTTTTAGCTCAGGGCTGAATGCTTATGGTCAACCAGACATGATAGTAGATATTACTTGACGGTAACTTTAGCAC includes:
- a CDS encoding HAD family hydrolase — encoded protein: MSLKAVLFDFNGVIINDEPIHEKLIEEIIIGENLRPDSEEFRQVCTGRGDRSCLRELLKRRGRVVTEDYLNQLISRKAAAYQRQLESIETLPIYPGVEDLMVQIKGAQIPMALVTGALRNEVEVVLNRAGLANYFSLIVAGDDITTSKPEPDGYLLAVERLNQAYGNLNLKPGECLVIEDSLAGIEAAKRSGMPVVGVASTYPLHMLQRHANWTVDYLNQLELERVQQVYSGVSPEPVAEI
- a CDS encoding class I SAM-dependent methyltransferase — protein: MDDYKANKANLDIQWLHGMAEQTGLDDQSFDLVTASLLFHETPPKVTQSILHESFRLLQGGGQVLILDGNQTTIREANWLTEVFEEPYIKAYANGSVDAWMGAASFEAVRTTQWWWLHQITQGLKPLSVGKSTPWEPLSQGSFPEVRPKGDLLAHWKQHLMILRHLGCRFQRYRAILQ
- a CDS encoding response regulator transcription factor; translation: MTHHILVVEDETKLAQFIELELKYEGYQVSVAYDGLAGLGAARESNPDLVILDWMLPGISGPEICRRLRSTGNQVPIILLTAKDEVSDRVSGLDAGADDYVVKPFSVEELLARVRAHLRRNQTEDPNILQFADLSLNHSTREVYRGQRLIELTVKEFDLLEYLLAHPRQVLTREQILERVWGYDFMGDSNIIEVYIRYLRLKLEANNENRLVQTVRGVGYVLRD
- a CDS encoding (2Fe-2S) ferredoxin domain-containing protein — protein: METDFTQHSAKTEKPCVLVCQHKSCLAAGSAEVLAAFEQAEVSDFSVIGTTCQGQCSSGPTVRIVPEETWYCRVKPQDVPVIVEEHLQGGKLVSAKLHPRIHMSFGY
- a CDS encoding serine/threonine-protein kinase gives rise to the protein MNAKLLNNRYRVLETLGSGGFGDTFLAEDIHMPSRRRCVIKQLKALAHNSKAYKLVQERFQREAAVLEALGEAHDQIPRLYAYFSEAEKFYLVQEWIRGNTFTTLVRQGKKFTEIEVRELLISLLKVLEYVHSRRIIHRDIKPDNIIIRQRDGVPVLIDFGAVKEAMSTVVTNSGTPHPASIIIGTPGYMSSEQSAGHPTYSSDLYSLGLTAIFLLTGKIPQLFHTDERTGEILWREDAPPLYSNLGIVLDKAIRFHPRDRFISVRQMLDSLQSDPSSPTVATVPISPGAPSTGNNGTVATVPISPGDSPPANNGSVSTIKGPSPVTVKQNDSYKAVLKGGLIGGGILLIVVAFGSRFNKFLNPSTTVPSYEQSTSTSSTSSSQEQQDKNLSSQDSSAETPSSRSQSQTNRPSQPETKSETTITDPVTPSYPSIPDTTVTDPVTPSYPSTPETTVTDPVTPSSPSQPDTTVTDPVTPSSPSQPETTVTDPVTPSSPSQPDTTVTDPVTPSSPSQPDTTVTDPVTPTSPSQPDTTVTDPVTPKSRSQPETTVTDPAPTPKPITEPSPIVENNTNNPNLAQLNAIPKFPPGTQRRVVEYALGKPTKQSNGMWRTRAFLYKNVVPNQVDLGYLFDRSSGRLRQTEVTFSQSVDLEIMSQTLDKLLSNNISTDIKQGLKDVYQGESKTYKFSSGNNNSLEGVIQRDNSDRIYIGVWEADLK
- a CDS encoding shikimate kinase — its product is MRKILIFGNSGAGKTTLALKLQVELNLPILDLDTITWIPDIPGVRREDTESERLLIDFIQKNPGWIIEGCYGSLIEIAANYSSEMIFLNPGVEKCLENNRLRPWEPHKYKTPKEQEANFEFLQTWIKDYYSRDDEYSFRCHDRLFKTFSGNKIEIN